ACTCTTTTAATGTAGTATAAATAGGTCCAAGAGGTGTTAAATCGCTTTTCTTTAAAACAAGCTTATTTATAACCATTTCTCCTATTTCCACATCTTCTAATTCTTTAAGTTTTGATAAGAGCTCTTCTTTATTTCCTGCTCCTTTAACACGACCTATTGTAAGATGTGGAATGTAACTTCTCTCTTTTTTAAAGCCCATATTTATAAATTCAGTGTCTAAATCTTTTTGAAGAGTTGAAAACTGTTCAATATCTTCCATTCCCAGCCAGAGCACTCGTATATATTTTTCACTTGGGAATGCCCCTGATTTTTTGATATTAACTTCAAATGGTTTATAATCTTGTATTTTGTTTTCTACTACTTTAATGATGTCTTTAGCCTTTTTTTTATCTATTTCACCGAAAAATTTAAGCGTATAATGCAAATTTTCGGTTTCAACATATTTTACAGGCGCTTCAGATTCTGAAAACTGTTTTTGTACGGCTGCTATCTTACCAAGAAGTTTTTCATCAATTTCTACGGCTAAAAATACTCTCATAACTTACACCATTGCAATGTTTTTTATTCTATCTAAACTCTCTTGAGGAGTTTCAACAGTATTTAACAAATATACATCAAGCTTTAAAAATAATTCTTTGAAAAATTCTTTTCTTAGCTTAAATTTACGCTCATCTTTTATTAATTGGTGAGGATTACAAAAATCATTATTTAACATGTAATTTAAAGCTTCATCTGGACTTAATTTTTTAAATGCTGGATTTTCTTTGTTTCGCTCTAAAAGAACTATTTTTTTTAATGTTGAACTTTCCCTGATGCGTCCATTGAATAATGTATTCACATCAGCAATGCCCCTTCCTTTTTTATCAAGTTTAACTTGATTTATTTCTTCAGCAAAACATTTCCAAACATCTGATATATCATCTCGGATATATGAGTTTTTTTCTGATGAATAAATCACAACTGCATTTTCAAATAACCTTACAAAAAACCAGTCATCAGATATATAGTTAAAATCATCATTCTGGAGCAATCCATAGGTTAATGTTGTTTTTCCAGTTCCTGGCGGTCCAATTATAACAATAGCATGTCCATTATAATCTATTGAGGATCCATGAACTGAATATCTTCTGTGGTTTGAATGATAATCTTCAAAAAAATCAGAGATAGTAGCAAGAGCTATACTTTTAACCCAACCATAATAATCACAATTTAGTATTATAGATGATTTTCCAACTGGATCATACATAACCTGCAATTTCTCACTTTCATCTAATGCAAAAACTTTTGAATGAGGCCTTATATCCTCATTCATGAATTTGAAGTTATCTTCCCATTCATCTTTAAAGTCTTTGTTGTCAGTTAAAAGTTTTACGCATGCTCCATGAATATTTGCTTTTAGCTCGTATTTTACTTTTTCTGTCAGTTTATCAGATAATTTCTGCCTACTTTCTGGATCTATTATCTCAACTTCATATCCTGACATTTTTATCCCACTTTCTTCTAATTTTTCATTAAATAAAAAAGGATATCAAACATATTACTTATTTTTCAATGATACTTTCTTCAATAGACATTCCAAAATGTCTTGCACCTTTATCTAAATAAATCATTACTTTATCGCCTACTTTAATGTCTGCTACTGATATGGGAGTTCCATCTTCTCCAACAAGTCGTATGGTTTCAGCATTTTGAAGTAATGTTTTTAATTTGATACCATCATATTCAGCTTCAATAAGCATTAGTGGCCGTTTTTCAATTTTAACGCGCCCTGCAACAGTAGTTTTTGTATTTCCATCCTTATCTACTGTTAAAAGCTCGTCTCCTGTTTCTATTTCTGAAAGATATTTAGTTTTGTTATTAGGAGTCATTACATATGCATGAACTGGCCCTGCATTTACTCTAAATGGACGTGATGCTACATATTCACTTTCAAGAGACTCGCTATGAACAAGGAACAAACCTTTGGAGTAAGATCCTATGAGCATTCCTTCACCTACGTTCATCATCGAACATGTGTCAATACAAACCCTATCTCCTGATCCCACAGGTTTTATAGTGGTTACTGTTGCAGCTTTCAATTCATAGTTTTCAGATTCTATTTTTTCCAGTAAAGCTGCTACCTTTTTAATTTGATGAATATCTGAAGTATAGAGTAATATACCATCAGTACCATGTTCTAATGTTTCAAGAGCGAGTTTAGCTTCATCATAATCTGGAACTGCAGCAATTAATTTAACATCTTCATTCTGTAAGTCAGCGATGATGTTTTCAAGTGGAATTATTTTCCAGTCACTTCCAACCAGGATCACATAATCAGCAACCCTGCCCACTTCTCTGGCAAGTTCTTCATGTTTCTTGCTTATAATCTCAATATATGATGCAACTTTTTTCCCTTTTCTTTTAAAACCAGTAATAGCTGCTAAATCTTTTGATTCTGATAAATTTTCAGGTATTTTCAGTGTGCCGTCGCCTTCGCCGTTTTTTCCTACAAGGACTATTTCCGCCTCATCACTGTCTGAAATGATTTTAATATTGCCCAATTTCATTATTTCAGTGACATTTTCAAAATCCACAGCATGATCTATTCCTGATTCCAGTGCCGTAGTGATAATTCCCTTTTTTTGGTCCCAATCGGTGCCTTCTGCCATGATCCATGCAAATTTCATAGGTTTAACCTTCTATTTAGTGTGAAATTTATTTTAATTGATTAATTTAATCTTCAATTATTTTTAATGCGTCTTGTACATCCATGTTGTTGTGAACTATCTCTGCAATTGCTCTTGTGGTTTTTCTTGAGGATGCTGCCTGGAAAATGTTTCTTCCAATAGCAACACCTGCCCCTCCAACATTGACAGCGTTTTTAACCATTGTTAGGAGTTGTTCGTTTGTTTCAACTTTAGGACCGCCTGCAATTACCACAGGAACCTGGCACCCTCCAACTACTTCTCTGAAGGTTTCAGGGTCTCCAGTATAATTAGTTTTAATTATATCTGCCCCAAGCTCTGCTCCAGCTCTTGCTGCAAGTTTTACCACTTCTACATCGTGTTCATCCTTAATTTTTTCGCCTCGAGGGTACATCATTGCAATTAAAGGCATTCCCCATTCATCACAAATTTCTGAAGTTAATCCTAATGTTTGAAGCATTTCTGGTTCCATGTCAGATCCAACGTTTACATGTACTGAAACAGCATCTGCACCTATTTTCATGGCTTTTTCAACTGTTGTAACCAGAACCTTATGATCTGGGTCAGGCCCTAATGATGTACTTGCTGATAAATGAATAATAAGTCCTATATCTGTGCCATATCCTCTGTGACCATTGTCTACCATTCCTTTATGCATTATAACTGCATTTGCTCCTCCACTTGCCACTTCATCAATGGTTTCACACATATTTTCTATTCCTTTAACTGGCCCTATAGATACTCCATGATCTACAGGAACAATTACCGTTCTTCCTGTCTTTCTGTTTATTATTCTTTCAATTCTAATCTTTTTACCAATCATTTAGATACCCTCCTACTTAATTTTAGATGACCAGAGCGTGAATTCTTTTAATCCTGGCGGGACACCGTCCTTGCCTGATGATTCCAACCATCCGTATTTAGATTTTATTATTTCCTCTGTTTTCGATGAATGTATGAAGTCAAGTAGACCTCTATTTCTTATTATTGTTTCTCGGGGTTTTAAACTTGATGCCCAAATGAAAAAAACCTTAAAAGTTGTATCTGGATGATAACCCCCTCCCAGATCTACAGAAAGTACATCACATGTCTTTATTTTTTTTAGAATATCTTCTAATGTTTCATGAAGTCTTACATCAGCTTTCCTAAACTCTACATTAGTATATTCGCTAACTAAAGCTTCCATCTTTTTAACTGATTCTGGACTGTTATCAATAGCAATGATTTTACCTTTTGGGGCTAGTTTAGAGATAATTTTTGTGGAATTTCCCACATGACATCCCAGTTCAACCACGATATCTTCGCTTTTTATAATATCTTTTAAAGCTTCCCTATATACTTTAATATCATAGACCACTTTTATCATAAAATTCACTAATTTTGTATTTATATTAAATATTAAAAACTTTAAGCTAATATACTTAGAATTTAACCTTGAAATATTTAAATTAGCCTCCCTTGCTTAAAATTTTCATAAAGGAGAAAATATTACAAATAATTAAAAATTTCAGTTAGAATATTATAATCCCATTTATAAATTTAAAATACGTCCCATAAATATGTTTAAATAACATTAAAGACTTAATAATATCTAATGAATTGATTTAGCCTGTAAAAACAATTAAAATGAGGGGAATTTTATGAAAACATCGGAAATATTAGGTAAAAAAGTAATTGATAAAAATGCATATGAAGTGGGAAAAGTCCATGATTTCGATTTAGACACTAAAAAATGGAGTATTAATGGCATATATGTGTCATCAGGAATTTTAGGGTCTGATTTTAGAGTTTCAATCGATGAAGTAGATAAAATAGGGGATTTCATTATTTTAAAAATTGAAAAGAAAAAATAATTAAAAATCTAATTTTTATCCTTTTTAATCTAAGTTCTCTGCAGCTGACTCACCAGCGAGATAACCTGTTGAAAAAGCTTCTTGTAAATTATATCCTCCACTTGGTGCACAGAAATCTATAATTTCGCCTGCAAAATAAATACCACTAACTATTTTTGATTCCATTGTCTGTGGATTGATTTCTTTTTTCAAAACTCCCCCACAAGTTACCATTGCTTTATCAATTGATAATGAATCAGTTATTGTTAAAGGGAACGCTTTTAATAGATTTAAAATTGAATTTCTTTCTCCTTTAGTGACTTGATTTGCTTTTTTCTTTGGATCTATTCCTAATAACTCTGTAAAGATTGGGATCATTCTGTTTGGTATGAAAAGTTTCATTAAATTCTTAAATTCAGTTTTGCTTCTATTTTCAAACTCACTTAACAACTTCTCTTCAATTTCTGGAAATGTCATTTCTGGTTTTAGATCAATAAAAAGACTAACTGTCTCATTTTTAAGAATTGAAACTATCTCATTACTAATATCTAAAACAAGTGGTCCTGATATTCCATAATGGGTAAAAATTAGGTTCCCTTTATCTGAAATTATCTTCTTTTTTCCATATTTAAATGTGAGACGTACGTTTTGAAGTGTTATTCCCTGTAATTCCTTAATCCATGTTTCACTGGCTTTTAGGGGAACTAATCCTGGCTTTAATGGTGTTATTTTATGGCCCAGTTTTTTAGCAATTTCAAATCCATCGCCTGTGGAACCTGTTGAGGGATATGAAACTCCTCCAGTAGCCAATATAACTTTTTTTGTCGCTATATGATTATCGTTTCCTAAATCCAGGCTAAAATAATCTTTTTTCTTTTTAATTTTTATTAATCTGGTGTTGTAGTCTCTTTTAACCTTATTTTCAGATAAATAATCTTTCAAGACCATTATAACTGATCTGGATTTATCTGTAACTGGAAACACGCGTCCATTTTCCTCAACTTTTAATTTCAATCCTCTATCTTTAAAAAATGACATTAATCGTCTGTTTGAGAAAGTGGCGAATGCTGATCTAAAAAAAGCTCCATTTTTACCAAATTTTTCCATAAATTCATCTAACGATGCAGTATTTGTGATATTACATCTGCTGCTACCTGTGATTTTAAGTTTTTTACCTAATGTATCATTTCTTTCTATTAAAATCACGTTTTTACCCAGTTGCCCTGCTCTAATTGCTGCCATCATTCCTGCAGGCCCTGCACCAACTACTGTTATGTCATAAAGTTTCATAAATAGTTCCTTTTATTTCATTTTCTTAAAATAAATAAAAAATAATGTTAATTCCCATGTTTGAATATCTTTTTTAAAAATTGGAATTATGGAGTTAACCGTCTCCTATCCCTTGGGAATAAAACAGTTTCTCTTACATTTTTTACGCCTGTAATACACATTGTGAACCTTTCAGCACCAAGTCCCCAACCTGCATGCGGCGGCATTCCATATTCAAATGCTGCAAGATATCTTTCAAATGATGCAGGATTTAAGCCCTGTTTTTTAATTCTTTCAACCAGGAGATCGTATTTATGCACCCTTTGGGCTCCTGAAGATATTTCAAGGTCTTTATACATTAAATCAAATGCATAACTCTTTTTAGGATCTTCTTCACTTGGCATTACATAAAAAGGCTTGATACCTGTTGGCCAACCAGTTATAAAATAATATCCATCCATAGTTTCTCCAATAGCTTTTTCAGCTGCCCTTGAAAGGTCTTCACCATGTTTCATGTTTACGCCTTTGGAGTTTACAATGTCTACAACATCATCATAATCTACCCTTTCAAATGGAAGCTCAGGTATTTGTAGATCAACTTCTAAAAGTTTTAATTCATCTTTGCAGTGTTCTGCAACATCGCCAAGGGCTGTGTGCACAAGTCCTTCCAATATGTTCATCACGTCTTCTTGATTACAGAATGCTGCTTCAAGATCTATTGAAATTGCCTCGTTTAAATGTCTTAATGTGTCATGCTCTTCTGCTCTAAATATCGGTGCTATTTCGAATACTTTATCGAATCCTGTGGCCATCATCATCTGCTTGTAGAGTTGTGGGCTTTGTCCAAGGAATGCTTCTCTTTCAAAGTAAGTAATAGGGAATAATTCAGTCCCACCCTCTGTTGCTGATGCAACTAGTTTAGGTGTGTTAATTTCAATGAATTCACCCATTTCCAGGAAATTTCTAACAGAATGAAGCATTCTACTTTTTATTTTAAATATAGCACTTCTTGAAGGTATCCTAAGGTCCACATATCTTGAATCTAAACGCGTGTCTATTTCTGCCCTTACTTTTTCTGTTGTATCTAATGGCAGAGGCAATTTAGATTCATTTAATAATTTTAATTCATTTGGAATTATTTCATAGCCACCAGGAGCTTTTGATGATTCCTGTACTATTCCTTTAAATGCAACTACAGATTCTTTTCTTAATTTTCTTATTTCATCCAGCAATTCCTTTGAAATTTTCTTACTTGGAGCTGTAATTTGTATTGTTCCATCCCTATCCCTTAAAAGTAGGAATATAATTCCTCCAAGGTCTCTTATTTCATGAATCCATCCAATAACTGTTATTTCTTCACCGCTTAATTCGGGATCTATTCTTTTTGAGTAATGAGTTCTTCTCCAATCTCCTAATGAATCTGTCAATTAATTCACCTCTAAAATAGTTAAATAAAATTTAATTTCTAATTTTTTGATATTCTCTTTTTAAATGATTCTGCATGAGCATAAAGACCTTCATATTCAGCAAGAGTTATAACAACATCCTTTAAATTTTCCACACCTTCCTTTGAAAGACGTTGGACTGTTGGTTTTTTTATGAAAGACTCTGTGGAAAGTCCAGAATACATTCTGGCACATTTTGAAGTTGGCAGAACATGATTTGTTCCAGAACCATAGTCTCCTGCTGCAACAGGTGTTAGTTCCCCTAAAAATATTGATCCTGCATTCTTAATA
This portion of the Methanobacterium sp. genome encodes:
- the thpR gene encoding RNA 2',3'-cyclic phosphodiesterase, with protein sequence MRVFLAVEIDEKLLGKIAAVQKQFSESEAPVKYVETENLHYTLKFFGEIDKKKAKDIIKVVENKIQDYKPFEVNIKKSGAFPSEKYIRVLWLGMEDIEQFSTLQKDLDTEFINMGFKKERSYIPHLTIGRVKGAGNKEELLSKLKELEDVEIGEMVINKLVLKKSDLTPLGPIYTTLKEFDLK
- a CDS encoding 3-dehydroquinate synthase II; amino-acid sequence: MKFAWIMAEGTDWDQKKGIITTALESGIDHAVDFENVTEIMKLGNIKIISDSDEAEIVLVGKNGEGDGTLKIPENLSESKDLAAITGFKRKGKKVASYIEIISKKHEELAREVGRVADYVILVGSDWKIIPLENIIADLQNEDVKLIAAVPDYDEAKLALETLEHGTDGILLYTSDIHQIKKVAALLEKIESENYELKAATVTTIKPVGSGDRVCIDTCSMMNVGEGMLIGSYSKGLFLVHSESLESEYVASRPFRVNAGPVHAYVMTPNNKTKYLSEIETGDELLTVDKDGNTKTTVAGRVKIEKRPLMLIEAEYDGIKLKTLLQNAETIRLVGEDGTPISVADIKVGDKVMIYLDKGARHFGMSIEESIIEK
- a CDS encoding class I fructose-bisphosphate aldolase family protein, yielding MIGKKIRIERIINRKTGRTVIVPVDHGVSIGPVKGIENMCETIDEVASGGANAVIMHKGMVDNGHRGYGTDIGLIIHLSASTSLGPDPDHKVLVTTVEKAMKIGADAVSVHVNVGSDMEPEMLQTLGLTSEICDEWGMPLIAMMYPRGEKIKDEHDVEVVKLAARAGAELGADIIKTNYTGDPETFREVVGGCQVPVVIAGGPKVETNEQLLTMVKNAVNVGGAGVAIGRNIFQAASSRKTTRAIAEIVHNNMDVQDALKIIED
- a CDS encoding methyltransferase domain-containing protein; translated protein: MIKVVYDIKVYREALKDIIKSEDIVVELGCHVGNSTKIISKLAPKGKIIAIDNSPESVKKMEALVSEYTNVEFRKADVRLHETLEDILKKIKTCDVLSVDLGGGYHPDTTFKVFFIWASSLKPRETIIRNRGLLDFIHSSKTEEIIKSKYGWLESSGKDGVPPGLKEFTLWSSKIK
- a CDS encoding PRC-barrel domain-containing protein, which codes for MKTSEILGKKVIDKNAYEVGKVHDFDLDTKKWSINGIYVSSGILGSDFRVSIDEVDKIGDFIILKIEKKK
- a CDS encoding NAD(P)/FAD-dependent oxidoreductase; protein product: MKLYDITVVGAGPAGMMAAIRAGQLGKNVILIERNDTLGKKLKITGSSRCNITNTASLDEFMEKFGKNGAFFRSAFATFSNRRLMSFFKDRGLKLKVEENGRVFPVTDKSRSVIMVLKDYLSENKVKRDYNTRLIKIKKKKDYFSLDLGNDNHIATKKVILATGGVSYPSTGSTGDGFEIAKKLGHKITPLKPGLVPLKASETWIKELQGITLQNVRLTFKYGKKKIISDKGNLIFTHYGISGPLVLDISNEIVSILKNETVSLFIDLKPEMTFPEIEEKLLSEFENRSKTEFKNLMKLFIPNRMIPIFTELLGIDPKKKANQVTKGERNSILNLLKAFPLTITDSLSIDKAMVTCGGVLKKEINPQTMESKIVSGIYFAGEIIDFCAPSGGYNLQEAFSTGYLAGESAAENLD
- the aspS gene encoding aspartate--tRNA(Asn) ligase; amino-acid sequence: MTDSLGDWRRTHYSKRIDPELSGEEITVIGWIHEIRDLGGIIFLLLRDRDGTIQITAPSKKISKELLDEIRKLRKESVVAFKGIVQESSKAPGGYEIIPNELKLLNESKLPLPLDTTEKVRAEIDTRLDSRYVDLRIPSRSAIFKIKSRMLHSVRNFLEMGEFIEINTPKLVASATEGGTELFPITYFEREAFLGQSPQLYKQMMMATGFDKVFEIAPIFRAEEHDTLRHLNEAISIDLEAAFCNQEDVMNILEGLVHTALGDVAEHCKDELKLLEVDLQIPELPFERVDYDDVVDIVNSKGVNMKHGEDLSRAAEKAIGETMDGYYFITGWPTGIKPFYVMPSEEDPKKSYAFDLMYKDLEISSGAQRVHKYDLLVERIKKQGLNPASFERYLAAFEYGMPPHAGWGLGAERFTMCITGVKNVRETVLFPRDRRRLTP